One window of Stigmatopora nigra isolate UIUO_SnigA chromosome 14, RoL_Snig_1.1, whole genome shotgun sequence genomic DNA carries:
- the nkrf gene encoding NF-kappa-B-repressing factor produces the protein MPQVMAGGKGAGKMPSTKPKFSSKAKKKRVPSNEEEQPMRKRPKSKCAPQSQLESVHGSGKHVSGIGAAKKENDTGPRRKAFSNGHHKQYEDAPPYSEPCFQPTHDSRALGRDRERDRNPPPQSSSQSMVKLQHKYTNEYNAHSSRQANSYSQPYEHDGNGTSSTDWDEERQGFGYNEQDPPHDGGYRDAGIGAGESSQPHPLDRDSLLNKQRLVTTLSSVLSSTLWDPKYATGIEVPNYSVMLSHGIQACKTNPHHIYVDLKDIPPDNLPKNRTVPTEGYACELRCQGVYLATGYSGSKNGAMDRASENAVKLLTKPVEVRVVTRRYRDTLVEDVVVCQANCPTPSLVPALWNPYDAAHSLKDSQEPNVRKPWTDMVVTNNAQDPICILNNSAAISHMKVDYDFEQLPDGLWLCRVYVQDQMVAEATGSKKTSKHAGACEVLAKLRARHAERREATLPAGDAQPPDSSGVKNDRLSNLIILENTSNAVSILNETAMFNKLRIHYKFTYLDSQKSWKCQVYLEGQCKGCSEGPKKQVKHMAAQEALNALRQTQAVVKCNRPKDSPGDDAISRKQILNSGLDDTSCEIKEDNIGNRILRKMGWTGGGLGRHGEGITKPVRVEAIRFSRTGFGLDATKKNLSKADIQDIILKYAASGRQDDLRFTADLTKDERMYIHQLCRKCQLMSKSFGKGTQRYLVVSRKVKKGQLRGQLLQEGQAGRYQLIKPQPTQ, from the exons ATGCCTCAGGTGATGGCAGGTGGCAAAGGTGCTGGCAAAATGCCTTCCACTAAACCCAAATTTTCTtcgaaagcaaaaaaaaaacgcgttCCGTCGAATGAAG aagaaCAGCCCATGAGGAAAAGGCCCAAGTCAAAGTGCGCTCCACAATCTCAACTTGAGTCTGTGCACGGGAGCGGCAAACACGTGAGCGGAATCGGTGCCGCCAAGAAGGAAAACGATACGGGGCCCAGGAGGAAGGCCTTTTCCAATGGCCACCACAAGCAATATGAAGACGCCCCCCCTTACAGCGAGCCTTGTTTTCAGCCCACCCACGACTCAAGGGCTCTCGGCAGGGATCGAGAGCGTGACAGAAATCCCCCTCCTCAGTCCTCGTCCCAATCCATGGTAAAGTTgcaacacaaatacacaaacgaGTACAACGCACACAGCTCTCGCCAAGCCAATTCGTACTCCCAGCCGTACGAGCACGATGGCAATGGGACGAGTTCGACCGACTGGGACGAAGAGCGCCAGGGTTTTGGGTACAACGAGCAGGACCCCCCTCACGACGGAGGGTATCGGGATGCCGGCATTGGCGCCGGCGAATCGTCGCAGCCCCACCCTTTGGACCGGGACTCGCTATTGAATAAGCAGAGGCTCGTCACCACCCTTTCATCGGTGTTGTCGTCCACACTTTGGGACCCCAAGTACGCCACGGGCATAGAGGTCCCGAATTACAGTGTCATGTTGAGTCACGGCATTCAGGCGTGCAAGACCAACCCCCATCACATCTACGTCGACCTGAAGGACATCCCCCCGGACAATCTCCCTAAAAACCGCACAGTGCCGACGGAGGGGTACGCCTGCGAGCTCCGCTGCCAGGGGGTGTACCTGGCCACGGGATACTCGGGCAGCAAAAACGGGGCGATGGACCGGGCCTCGGAGAATGCCGTCAAGCTCTTGACGAAGCCCGTGGAGGTGCGAGTGGTCACCCGCAGGTACCGGGACACCTTGGTGGAAGACGTGGTGGTGTGCCAGGCCAACTGCCCCACGCCCTCCTTGGTGCCGGCTCTCTGGAACCCGTATGACGCGGCACACTCTCTCAAGGACTCCCAGGAGCCCAACGTGCGCAAGCCCTGGACCGATATGGTGGTGACAAACAACGCCCAGGACCCTATCTGCATTCTCAACAATTCGGCCGCCATCAGTCACATGAAGGTGGACTATGATTTCGAGCAGCTGCCCGACGGCTTGTGGCTGTGCCGCGTTTACGTCCAGGACCAGATGGTGGCCGAGGCCACCGGCAGCAAAAAGACCTCCAAGCACGCGGGGGCGTGCGAGGTGCTGGCCAAGCTGCGCGCCAGGCATGCGGAGCGGCGGGAAGCGACCTTGCCCGCCGGGGACGCCCAGCCGCCCGACTCCTCCGGCGTGAAAAATGATCGCTTGAGCAATCTGATCATCCTGGAGAATACCAGTAACGCTGTGTCCATCCTCAACGAGACGGCTATGTTCAACAAGTTGAGGATCCACTACAAGTTCACCTATCTGGACAGCCAGAAGAGCTGGAAGTGCCAAGTGTACTTGGAAGGGCAGTGCAAGGGGTGCAGTGAGGGGCCCAAAAAGCAGGTCAAGCACATGGCGGCGCAGGAGGCCCTGAACGCTCTCAGACAGACGCAAGCCGTGGTCAAGTGCAATCGGCCAAAGGACAGCCCCGGCGACGACGCCATCTCGCGCAAGCAGATCCTGAACTCCGGCCTGGATGACACCAGCTGTGAGATCAAGGAGGACAACATCGGCAACCGGATCCTGCGCAAGATGGGCTGGACGGGAGGGGGTTTGGGCCGCCACGGCGAAGGCATCACTAAGCCCGTTCGGGTCGAAGCCATACGCTTCTCCCGCACAGGCTTCGGTCTGGACGCCACCAAAAAGAATCTGAGCAAAGCCGATATCCAAGACATCATTCTTAAGTACGCCGCCTCGGGGCGGCAGGACGATCTGCGCTTCACCGCCGACCTGACCAAAGACGAGCGCATGTATATCCACCAGTTGTGTCGGAAGTGCCAACTGATGAGCAAGTCCTTCGGGAAGGGCACGCAGCGCTACCTGGTGGTCAGTCGCAAAGTCAAGAAGGGTCAGCTCCGTGGGCAGCTGCTGCAGGAAGGACAAGCTGGTCGCTACCAATTGATCAAACCTCAGCCCACGCAATGA
- the septin6 gene encoding septin-6 isoform X4 — protein MASTEIARQAGEGARAVPLAGHVGFDSMPDQLVNKSVNHGFCFNILCVGETGLGKSTLMDTLFNTKFEGEPTQHNQPGVTLKSNTYELQESNVRLKLTVVNTVGFGDQINKEDSYKSIVEFIDAQFEAYLQEELKIKRTLHSYHDSRIHACLYFIAPTGHSLKSLDLVTMKKLDSKVNIIPIVAKSDAISKSELAKFKIKITSELVSNGVQIYQFPTDDESVAEINSSMNSHLPFAVVGSTEEVKIGNKMVKARQYPWGTVQVENENHCDFVKLREMLIRVNMEDLREQTHTRHYELYRRCKLEEMGFKDTDPDSKPFSLQETYEAKRNEFMGELQKKEEEMRQMFVQRVKEKEAELKEAEKELHEKFDRLKKLHQDEKKKLEDKKKSLDDELNTFKQKKTATELLQNQAQQAGGSTTLKRDKEKKN, from the exons ATGGCGTCCACGGAGATAGCGAGGCAAGCG GGAGAAGGCGCTCGCGCCGTACCTCTCGCAGGCCATGTTGGCTTTGACAGCATGCCCGACCAGCTTGTCAACAAATCTGTCAATCATGGATTTTGTTTCAACATCCTCTGTGTCG GCGAGACGGGACTGGGGAAGTCCACACTGATGGACACGCTGTTCAACACCAAGTTTGAGGGCGAGCCCACCCAGCACAACCAGCCCGGGGTCACGCTTAAATCCAACACCTATGAATTGCAGGAGAGCAACGTGCGCCTCAAGCTCACCGTCGTCAATACGGTGGGCTTTGGAGACCAGATTAACAAAGAAGACAG CTACAAATCCATCGTGGAGTTCATCGACGCCCAGTTTGAAGCGTACCTTCAAGAGGAACTGAAGATCAAGCGCACTCTCCATAGCTACCACGATAGCCGCATCCACGCATGCCTCTACTTTATCGCCCCCACGGGACACTCGCTCAAATCTCTGGATCTGGTGACCATGAAGAAGCTCGACAGCAAG GTCAACATCATCCCAATCGTGGCCAAATCCGACGCCATCTCCAAGAGCGAGCTGGCCAAGTTCAAGATCAAAATCACCAGCGAGCTGGTCAGCAATGGCGTGCAGATTTACCAGTTCCCCACTGATGACGAGTCTGTCGCCGAAATCAACTCCAGCATGAAT AGCCATTTACCCTTCGCTGTGGTGGGCAGCACAGAGGAGGTGAAGATCGGGAACAAGATGGTGAAGGCTCGCCAGTACCCCTGGGGCACAGTACAAG tggAGAACGAGAATCACTGCGACTTTGTCAAACTGCGAGAAATGCTGATCCGGGTCAACATGGAGGACCTCCGGGAGCAGACGCACACGCGTCATTACGAGCTCTACCGCCGCTGCAAGTTGGAGGAGATGGGCTTCAAGGACACGGACCCCGACAGCAAGCCCTTCAG TCTGCAGGAGACTTACGAAGCAAAGAGAAATGAGTTCATGGGCGAGCTGcagaagaaggaagaagaaatgCGCCAAATGTTTGTCCAGAGAGTCAAAGAGAAGGAGGCGGAGCTAAAGGAAGCAGAAAAAGAG ctgcaCGAAAAGTTTGATCGCTTGAAGAAACTGCACCAGGATGAGAAGAAGAAACTCGAGGACAAGAAAAAGTCCCTGGACGACGAGCTCAACACGTTCAAACAGAAAAAGACCGCCACCGAGCTCTTGCAGAATCAAGCCCAGCAGGCGGGGGGCTCCACCACGCTCAAACGggacaaagagaagaaaaa TTAA
- the septin6 gene encoding septin-6 isoform X3, with protein MASTEIARQAGEGARAVPLAGHVGFDSMPDQLVNKSVNHGFCFNILCVGETGLGKSTLMDTLFNTKFEGEPTQHNQPGVTLKSNTYELQESNVRLKLTVVNTVGFGDQINKEDSYKSIVEFIDAQFEAYLQEELKIKRTLHSYHDSRIHACLYFIAPTGHSLKSLDLVTMKKLDSKVNIIPIVAKSDAISKSELAKFKIKITSELVSNGVQIYQFPTDDESVAEINSSMNSHLPFAVVGSTEEVKIGNKMVKARQYPWGTVQVENENHCDFVKLREMLIRVNMEDLREQTHTRHYELYRRCKLEEMGFKDTDPDSKPFSLQETYEAKRNEFMGELQKKEEEMRQMFVQRVKEKEAELKEAEKELHEKFDRLKKLHQDEKKKLEDKKKSLDDELNTFKQKKTATELLQNQAQQAGGSTTLKRDKEKKNFF; from the exons ATGGCGTCCACGGAGATAGCGAGGCAAGCG GGAGAAGGCGCTCGCGCCGTACCTCTCGCAGGCCATGTTGGCTTTGACAGCATGCCCGACCAGCTTGTCAACAAATCTGTCAATCATGGATTTTGTTTCAACATCCTCTGTGTCG GCGAGACGGGACTGGGGAAGTCCACACTGATGGACACGCTGTTCAACACCAAGTTTGAGGGCGAGCCCACCCAGCACAACCAGCCCGGGGTCACGCTTAAATCCAACACCTATGAATTGCAGGAGAGCAACGTGCGCCTCAAGCTCACCGTCGTCAATACGGTGGGCTTTGGAGACCAGATTAACAAAGAAGACAG CTACAAATCCATCGTGGAGTTCATCGACGCCCAGTTTGAAGCGTACCTTCAAGAGGAACTGAAGATCAAGCGCACTCTCCATAGCTACCACGATAGCCGCATCCACGCATGCCTCTACTTTATCGCCCCCACGGGACACTCGCTCAAATCTCTGGATCTGGTGACCATGAAGAAGCTCGACAGCAAG GTCAACATCATCCCAATCGTGGCCAAATCCGACGCCATCTCCAAGAGCGAGCTGGCCAAGTTCAAGATCAAAATCACCAGCGAGCTGGTCAGCAATGGCGTGCAGATTTACCAGTTCCCCACTGATGACGAGTCTGTCGCCGAAATCAACTCCAGCATGAAT AGCCATTTACCCTTCGCTGTGGTGGGCAGCACAGAGGAGGTGAAGATCGGGAACAAGATGGTGAAGGCTCGCCAGTACCCCTGGGGCACAGTACAAG tggAGAACGAGAATCACTGCGACTTTGTCAAACTGCGAGAAATGCTGATCCGGGTCAACATGGAGGACCTCCGGGAGCAGACGCACACGCGTCATTACGAGCTCTACCGCCGCTGCAAGTTGGAGGAGATGGGCTTCAAGGACACGGACCCCGACAGCAAGCCCTTCAG TCTGCAGGAGACTTACGAAGCAAAGAGAAATGAGTTCATGGGCGAGCTGcagaagaaggaagaagaaatgCGCCAAATGTTTGTCCAGAGAGTCAAAGAGAAGGAGGCGGAGCTAAAGGAAGCAGAAAAAGAG ctgcaCGAAAAGTTTGATCGCTTGAAGAAACTGCACCAGGATGAGAAGAAGAAACTCGAGGACAAGAAAAAGTCCCTGGACGACGAGCTCAACACGTTCAAACAGAAAAAGACCGCCACCGAGCTCTTGCAGAATCAAGCCCAGCAGGCGGGGGGCTCCACCACGCTCAAACGggacaaagagaagaaaaa CTTCTTTTAA
- the pttg1 gene encoding securin, with protein sequence MARLVTERENQGLESLAFKTDVPMKTPMRGKNMTTPLRIGRKAFGIVNTQPSPLLNKQEKKTKEIKIGKALEANVKCGTREEDCPEIEKLIPYDPLEFEKYGVPEDLLCLSRLPLAGLVFPNPPLEEDPHIYIPPLPTPSPPRRPSNKECFEFGAFLEMIDELTEFPPEPESDEFVF encoded by the exons ATGGCTCGCCTCGTTACAGAGCGTGAAAATCAAGGTCTGGAATCTCTGGCCTTCAAAACAG ATGTGCCTATGAAGACTCCAATGAGAGGCAAAAACATGACAACTCCTCTACGTATTGGTCGGAAGGCTTTCGGGATAGTCAACACGCAACCATCCCCGCTTTTAAATaagcaagaaaagaaaacaaaggagATTAAGATTGGCAAAGCACTT GAAGCCAATGTGAAATGTGGAACTCGGGAGGAGGATTGTCCCGAAATTGAGAAGTTAATCCCTTACGATCCATTGG AGTTTGAGAAATATGGCGTCCCTGAAGATTTACTTTGTCTCAGTCGTCTTCCGCTGGCTGGTCTAGTTTTCCCAAATCCTCCATTAGAGGAAGACCCACATATTTACATACCACCTCTCCCAACCCCATCGCCGCCACGTCGCCCGAGTAACAAAG AGTGCTTTGAGTTTGGCGCATTCCTCGAAATGATTGATGAGCTGACGGAGTTTCCTCCCGAGCCCGAAAgtgatgaatttgttttttaa
- the LOC144207012 gene encoding ubiquitin-conjugating enzyme E2 A isoform X1, with amino-acid sequence MSTPARRRLMRDFKRLQEDPPAGVSGAPSENNIMVWNAVIFGPEGTPFEDGTFKLTIEFTEEYPNKPPTVRFVSKMFHPNVYADGSICLDILQNRWSPTYDVSSILTSIQSLLDEPNPNSPANSQAAQLYQENKREYEKRVSAIVEQSWRDC; translated from the exons ATGTCAACTCCAGCGAGACGACGTTTAATGAGAGATTTTAAACG GCTGCAAGAAGACCCTCCAGCTGGAGTCAGTGGGGCCCCTTCAGaaaacaatattatggtatGGAATGCAGTCATTTTTGG ACCAGAAGGAACTCCTTTTGAAGATG GAACATTTAAACTTACTATTGAGTTCACTGAGGAATATCCAAATAAGCCCCCAACAGTGCGGTTTGTCTCTAAAATGTTTCATCCCAACG TATATGCCGATGGCAGCATATGCTTAGATATACTTCAGAATCGTTGGAGTCCAACTTATGACGTCTCGTCTATATTAACGTCAATACAG TCTTTGCTGGATGAACCCAACCCCAACAGTCCAGCCAATAGCCAGGCGGCCCAGCTGTACCAGGAGAACAAACGGGAATACGAGAAGAGGGTTTCCGCAATCGTCGAACAGAGTTGGCGTGACTGTTGA
- the septin6 gene encoding septin-6 isoform X1, protein MASTEIARQAGEGARAVPLAGHVGFDSMPDQLVNKSVNHGFCFNILCVGETGLGKSTLMDTLFNTKFEGEPTQHNQPGVTLKSNTYELQESNVRLKLTVVNTVGFGDQINKEDSYKSIVEFIDAQFEAYLQEELKIKRTLHSYHDSRIHACLYFIAPTGHSLKSLDLVTMKKLDSKVNIIPIVAKSDAISKSELAKFKIKITSELVSNGVQIYQFPTDDESVAEINSSMNSHLPFAVVGSTEEVKIGNKMVKARQYPWGTVQVENENHCDFVKLREMLIRVNMEDLREQTHTRHYELYRRCKLEEMGFKDTDPDSKPFSLQETYEAKRNEFMGELQKKEEEMRQMFVQRVKEKEAELKEAEKELHEKFDRLKKLHQDEKKKLEDKKKSLDDELNTFKQKKTATELLQNQAQQAGGSTTLKRDKEKKNTPWLCTE, encoded by the exons ATGGCGTCCACGGAGATAGCGAGGCAAGCG GGAGAAGGCGCTCGCGCCGTACCTCTCGCAGGCCATGTTGGCTTTGACAGCATGCCCGACCAGCTTGTCAACAAATCTGTCAATCATGGATTTTGTTTCAACATCCTCTGTGTCG GCGAGACGGGACTGGGGAAGTCCACACTGATGGACACGCTGTTCAACACCAAGTTTGAGGGCGAGCCCACCCAGCACAACCAGCCCGGGGTCACGCTTAAATCCAACACCTATGAATTGCAGGAGAGCAACGTGCGCCTCAAGCTCACCGTCGTCAATACGGTGGGCTTTGGAGACCAGATTAACAAAGAAGACAG CTACAAATCCATCGTGGAGTTCATCGACGCCCAGTTTGAAGCGTACCTTCAAGAGGAACTGAAGATCAAGCGCACTCTCCATAGCTACCACGATAGCCGCATCCACGCATGCCTCTACTTTATCGCCCCCACGGGACACTCGCTCAAATCTCTGGATCTGGTGACCATGAAGAAGCTCGACAGCAAG GTCAACATCATCCCAATCGTGGCCAAATCCGACGCCATCTCCAAGAGCGAGCTGGCCAAGTTCAAGATCAAAATCACCAGCGAGCTGGTCAGCAATGGCGTGCAGATTTACCAGTTCCCCACTGATGACGAGTCTGTCGCCGAAATCAACTCCAGCATGAAT AGCCATTTACCCTTCGCTGTGGTGGGCAGCACAGAGGAGGTGAAGATCGGGAACAAGATGGTGAAGGCTCGCCAGTACCCCTGGGGCACAGTACAAG tggAGAACGAGAATCACTGCGACTTTGTCAAACTGCGAGAAATGCTGATCCGGGTCAACATGGAGGACCTCCGGGAGCAGACGCACACGCGTCATTACGAGCTCTACCGCCGCTGCAAGTTGGAGGAGATGGGCTTCAAGGACACGGACCCCGACAGCAAGCCCTTCAG TCTGCAGGAGACTTACGAAGCAAAGAGAAATGAGTTCATGGGCGAGCTGcagaagaaggaagaagaaatgCGCCAAATGTTTGTCCAGAGAGTCAAAGAGAAGGAGGCGGAGCTAAAGGAAGCAGAAAAAGAG ctgcaCGAAAAGTTTGATCGCTTGAAGAAACTGCACCAGGATGAGAAGAAGAAACTCGAGGACAAGAAAAAGTCCCTGGACGACGAGCTCAACACGTTCAAACAGAAAAAGACCGCCACCGAGCTCTTGCAGAATCAAGCCCAGCAGGCGGGGGGCTCCACCACGCTCAAACGggacaaagagaagaaaaa TACTCCCTGGCTCTGCACTGAGTAG
- the septin6 gene encoding septin-6 isoform X2 gives MASTEIARQAGEGARAVPLAGHVGFDSMPDQLVNKSVNHGFCFNILCVGETGLGKSTLMDTLFNTKFEGEPTQHNQPGVTLKSNTYELQESNVRLKLTVVNTVGFGDQINKEDSYKSIVEFIDAQFEAYLQEELKIKRTLHSYHDSRIHACLYFIAPTGHSLKSLDLVTMKKLDSKVNIIPIVAKSDAISKSELAKFKIKITSELVSNGVQIYQFPTDDESVAEINSSMNSHLPFAVVGSTEEVKIGNKMVKARQYPWGTVQVENENHCDFVKLREMLIRVNMEDLREQTHTRHYELYRRCKLEEMGFKDTDPDSKPFSLQETYEAKRNEFMGELQKKEEEMRQMFVQRVKEKEAELKEAEKELHEKFDRLKKLHQDEKKKLEDKKKSLDDELNTFKQKKTATELLQNQAQQAGGSTTLKRDKEKKKEGFL, from the exons ATGGCGTCCACGGAGATAGCGAGGCAAGCG GGAGAAGGCGCTCGCGCCGTACCTCTCGCAGGCCATGTTGGCTTTGACAGCATGCCCGACCAGCTTGTCAACAAATCTGTCAATCATGGATTTTGTTTCAACATCCTCTGTGTCG GCGAGACGGGACTGGGGAAGTCCACACTGATGGACACGCTGTTCAACACCAAGTTTGAGGGCGAGCCCACCCAGCACAACCAGCCCGGGGTCACGCTTAAATCCAACACCTATGAATTGCAGGAGAGCAACGTGCGCCTCAAGCTCACCGTCGTCAATACGGTGGGCTTTGGAGACCAGATTAACAAAGAAGACAG CTACAAATCCATCGTGGAGTTCATCGACGCCCAGTTTGAAGCGTACCTTCAAGAGGAACTGAAGATCAAGCGCACTCTCCATAGCTACCACGATAGCCGCATCCACGCATGCCTCTACTTTATCGCCCCCACGGGACACTCGCTCAAATCTCTGGATCTGGTGACCATGAAGAAGCTCGACAGCAAG GTCAACATCATCCCAATCGTGGCCAAATCCGACGCCATCTCCAAGAGCGAGCTGGCCAAGTTCAAGATCAAAATCACCAGCGAGCTGGTCAGCAATGGCGTGCAGATTTACCAGTTCCCCACTGATGACGAGTCTGTCGCCGAAATCAACTCCAGCATGAAT AGCCATTTACCCTTCGCTGTGGTGGGCAGCACAGAGGAGGTGAAGATCGGGAACAAGATGGTGAAGGCTCGCCAGTACCCCTGGGGCACAGTACAAG tggAGAACGAGAATCACTGCGACTTTGTCAAACTGCGAGAAATGCTGATCCGGGTCAACATGGAGGACCTCCGGGAGCAGACGCACACGCGTCATTACGAGCTCTACCGCCGCTGCAAGTTGGAGGAGATGGGCTTCAAGGACACGGACCCCGACAGCAAGCCCTTCAG TCTGCAGGAGACTTACGAAGCAAAGAGAAATGAGTTCATGGGCGAGCTGcagaagaaggaagaagaaatgCGCCAAATGTTTGTCCAGAGAGTCAAAGAGAAGGAGGCGGAGCTAAAGGAAGCAGAAAAAGAG ctgcaCGAAAAGTTTGATCGCTTGAAGAAACTGCACCAGGATGAGAAGAAGAAACTCGAGGACAAGAAAAAGTCCCTGGACGACGAGCTCAACACGTTCAAACAGAAAAAGACCGCCACCGAGCTCTTGCAGAATCAAGCCCAGCAGGCGGGGGGCTCCACCACGCTCAAACGggacaaagagaagaaaaa AGAAGGATTCCTGTAG
- the LOC144207012 gene encoding ubiquitin-conjugating enzyme E2 A isoform X2 → MVWNAVIFGPEGTPFEDGTFKLTIEFTEEYPNKPPTVRFVSKMFHPNVYADGSICLDILQNRWSPTYDVSSILTSIQSLLDEPNPNSPANSQAAQLYQENKREYEKRVSAIVEQSWRDC, encoded by the exons atggtatGGAATGCAGTCATTTTTGG ACCAGAAGGAACTCCTTTTGAAGATG GAACATTTAAACTTACTATTGAGTTCACTGAGGAATATCCAAATAAGCCCCCAACAGTGCGGTTTGTCTCTAAAATGTTTCATCCCAACG TATATGCCGATGGCAGCATATGCTTAGATATACTTCAGAATCGTTGGAGTCCAACTTATGACGTCTCGTCTATATTAACGTCAATACAG TCTTTGCTGGATGAACCCAACCCCAACAGTCCAGCCAATAGCCAGGCGGCCCAGCTGTACCAGGAGAACAAACGGGAATACGAGAAGAGGGTTTCCGCAATCGTCGAACAGAGTTGGCGTGACTGTTGA